One genomic segment of Aliarcobacter cibarius includes these proteins:
- a CDS encoding NifU family protein, with the protein MFPFSDEDLQEPVNNIISKKISPMLARDGGAIELLEIKNAKVYVQLKGACVGCSASGSTLKYVVEKELKSAIHPDLKIVNVPIGKTDYLED; encoded by the coding sequence ATGTTTCCATTTAGTGATGAAGATTTACAAGAACCAGTTAACAATATTATAAGTAAAAAAATTTCTCCTATGCTTGCACGAGATGGTGGAGCAATTGAACTTTTAGAAATAAAAAATGCAAAAGTTTATGTACAATTAAAAGGTGCTTGTGTTGGCTGTAGTGCAAGTGGAAGTACATTAAAATATGTTGTTGAAAAAGAGTTAAAAAGTGCAATACATCCAGATTTAAAAATAGTTAATGTTCCTATTGGAAAAACTGATTATTTAGAGGATTAA